The following coding sequences lie in one Deltaproteobacteria bacterium genomic window:
- a CDS encoding DNA-3-methyladenine glycosylase encodes MPLLPLSFYDRDVVELARALLGQVIRRGPVALRITEVEAYAWPGDTACHARAGRTARTAALFGPPGRAYVYLCYGMHHMLNVVAGGPHEAAAVLVRACEPVEGLAIVQRRRGGMKGPALLAGPGKVGAALELDTTWTEHPLHRPGGLVIEAGAPPSGVLEGRRIGIDFATARDRARRWRFAAADSTMVSHRAALRRSPC; translated from the coding sequence ATGCCGCTGCTACCGCTGTCGTTCTACGATCGCGACGTGGTCGAGCTCGCGCGAGCCCTGCTCGGTCAGGTCATCCGCCGCGGGCCGGTTGCGCTGCGCATCACCGAGGTCGAGGCCTACGCGTGGCCCGGCGACACCGCGTGCCATGCCCGGGCCGGTCGCACCGCCCGCACGGCTGCGCTGTTCGGCCCGCCCGGCCGCGCGTACGTCTACCTCTGCTACGGCATGCACCACATGCTCAACGTCGTCGCGGGCGGACCGCACGAGGCCGCGGCCGTGCTGGTGCGTGCGTGCGAGCCGGTCGAGGGGCTCGCGATCGTGCAGCGTCGCCGCGGCGGGATGAAGGGGCCCGCGCTACTGGCGGGGCCGGGCAAGGTCGGCGCCGCGCTCGAGCTCGACACCACGTGGACCGAGCATCCGCTGCATCGGCCCGGCGGCCTCGTGATCGAGGCCGGCGCGCCGCCGTCGGGCGTGTTGGAGGGCCGTCGCATCGGCATCGACTTCGCGACCGCGCGCGACCGCGCCCGGCGCTGGCGCTTCGCGGCCGCGGATTCGACGATGGTGAGCCACCGCGCCGCACTGCGGCGGTCGCCGTGCTAA
- a CDS encoding DUF4215 domain-containing protein, giving the protein MGISMLWLAACTGNPLEDPTGTIGSASSGPASSGSGSSVGAVDSGVVDGSSSDSGASGSCGNDVVDAGEACDDGPGNGGGNSCRDDCQFNVCGDGYLGANEMCDDGNLVDGDGCSSSCGGASCGDGQVDPGEDCDDGNADPYDSCTPACQSPACGDNFVNGDEQCDGPPSIGCAEVFGGGMYNFGTLSCSGCAFVLDGCSNCGDNAATGIEPCDGSDLAGATCVSLGHDSGALACVGCGFDEGGCGDCGNGIRDGGEVCDGADIGGATCGTGSGTPTCNASCQLDLSGCDYCGNGMLDGSEQCDTTNVPGTCNMQGFDGGTLGCADDCTFDTTMCCGNEVTDTCTGAAQCCGTLTCEGGQCCTQTLGETCANNGDCCGVLNCELGPNVCCTNDVGIGTECTSDDECCGTNRECDNQTGLCCRVADQACSANEQCCSGMCSSNVCVGNDT; this is encoded by the coding sequence ATGGGCATCTCGATGCTGTGGCTGGCGGCGTGCACCGGCAATCCGCTCGAAGATCCGACCGGCACGATCGGTAGCGCGAGCTCGGGGCCGGCCTCGAGCGGCAGCGGCAGCAGCGTCGGCGCGGTCGACAGCGGCGTCGTGGACGGCAGCAGCAGCGACAGCGGTGCTAGCGGCAGCTGTGGCAACGATGTCGTCGACGCCGGCGAGGCCTGCGACGATGGGCCCGGCAACGGCGGCGGCAACAGCTGTCGCGACGATTGCCAGTTCAACGTGTGCGGCGATGGCTACCTCGGCGCCAACGAGATGTGCGACGACGGCAACCTCGTCGACGGCGACGGCTGCAGCAGCAGCTGTGGTGGTGCGTCGTGCGGAGATGGTCAGGTCGATCCTGGCGAGGACTGCGACGACGGCAACGCCGATCCTTACGACAGCTGCACGCCGGCGTGCCAGAGCCCAGCGTGCGGCGACAACTTCGTCAACGGCGACGAGCAGTGCGACGGGCCCCCGAGCATCGGCTGCGCCGAGGTCTTCGGCGGCGGCATGTACAACTTCGGCACGCTGTCGTGCTCCGGCTGCGCGTTCGTGCTCGACGGCTGCAGCAACTGCGGCGACAACGCTGCCACCGGCATCGAGCCCTGCGACGGCAGCGATCTCGCCGGTGCAACGTGTGTCTCGCTCGGCCACGACTCTGGCGCACTGGCCTGTGTCGGCTGTGGCTTCGACGAGGGCGGCTGCGGCGACTGTGGCAACGGCATCCGCGACGGCGGTGAGGTCTGCGATGGCGCCGACATCGGCGGGGCCACCTGCGGCACCGGCAGCGGCACGCCGACCTGCAACGCCAGCTGTCAGCTCGATCTCTCGGGCTGCGACTACTGCGGCAACGGCATGCTCGACGGCAGCGAGCAGTGCGACACCACCAACGTCCCGGGCACCTGCAACATGCAGGGCTTCGATGGCGGCACGCTCGGCTGCGCCGACGACTGCACCTTCGACACCACCATGTGCTGTGGCAACGAGGTCACCGACACCTGCACGGGCGCCGCGCAGTGCTGCGGCACGCTCACGTGCGAGGGCGGACAGTGCTGCACCCAGACGCTCGGTGAGACGTGCGCCAACAACGGCGACTGCTGCGGGGTGCTGAACTGCGAGCTGGGGCCGAACGTGTGCTGCACGAACGACGTCGGCATCGGCACCGAGTGCACCAGCGACGACGAGTGTTGCGGCACCAACCGCGAGTGCGACAACCAGACCGGGCTGTGTTGTCGGGTCGCCGACCAGGCCTGCAGCGCCAACGAACAGTGCTGCTCGGGCATGTGCTCGAGCAACGTCTGCGTCGGCAACGACACCTGA
- the icd gene encoding NADP-dependent isocitrate dehydrogenase, with the protein MRPGRSRRSDMGNAISMTSAGLSVPDDPIIPFVEGDGIGPDIWAASVRVFDAAVAKAYGGKRKIEWLEVLAGEKAHTKTGEWLPNATMDAFRKYLVGIKGPLTTPVGGGIRSLNVALRQSLDLYVCLRPVRHFAGVPSPVKKPEAVDMVIFRENTEDIYAGIEFQAGTDDCKTFLALMKEHFGSRYAKIRFPETSGIGIKPVSQEGTARLVRAALQYTFENKLPSLTLVHKGNIMKYTEGGFRDWGYELAKTEYGASDLDGGPWQIIRKDGHEVVVKDFIADAFLQQILTRPNEYSVIATMNLNGDYISDALAAQVGGIGIAPGGNINYVTGAAIFEATHGTAPKYAGQDKVNPGSVILSGEMMLRYMGWTEAADLVIKGMDGAIGAKQVTYDFHRLMEGATLRKCSEFGSDVIAHMG; encoded by the coding sequence ATGCGCCCTGGCCGGTCACGGAGAAGCGACATGGGCAATGCGATTTCGATGACCTCCGCCGGGCTCTCGGTGCCCGATGATCCGATCATTCCGTTCGTCGAGGGCGATGGCATCGGTCCCGACATCTGGGCCGCGTCGGTGCGCGTGTTCGATGCCGCGGTCGCGAAGGCCTACGGCGGCAAGCGCAAGATCGAGTGGCTCGAGGTGCTGGCCGGCGAGAAGGCCCACACCAAGACCGGTGAGTGGCTGCCGAACGCGACCATGGACGCCTTCCGCAAGTACCTCGTGGGCATCAAGGGCCCGCTGACGACGCCGGTCGGTGGTGGCATCCGCTCGCTGAACGTCGCGCTGCGTCAGTCGCTCGACCTCTACGTGTGCCTGCGACCGGTCCGCCACTTCGCCGGCGTGCCCAGCCCGGTGAAGAAGCCCGAGGCGGTCGACATGGTCATCTTCCGCGAGAACACCGAGGACATCTACGCCGGCATCGAGTTCCAGGCCGGCACCGACGACTGCAAGACCTTCCTCGCGCTGATGAAGGAGCACTTCGGCTCGCGCTACGCGAAGATCCGCTTCCCCGAGACCAGCGGCATCGGCATCAAGCCGGTCTCGCAGGAGGGCACCGCCCGCCTGGTCCGCGCGGCGCTGCAGTACACCTTCGAGAACAAGCTGCCCAGCCTCACGCTCGTGCACAAGGGCAACATCATGAAGTACACCGAGGGTGGCTTCCGCGACTGGGGCTACGAGCTGGCCAAGACCGAGTACGGCGCGTCGGATCTCGACGGTGGCCCGTGGCAGATCATCCGCAAGGACGGTCACGAGGTCGTCGTCAAGGACTTCATCGCCGACGCGTTCCTGCAGCAGATCCTCACGCGACCCAACGAGTACTCGGTGATCGCGACCATGAACCTGAACGGCGACTACATCTCCGATGCGCTCGCGGCCCAGGTCGGCGGCATCGGCATCGCGCCGGGCGGCAACATCAACTACGTGACCGGCGCGGCCATCTTCGAGGCGACCCACGGCACCGCGCCGAAGTACGCCGGCCAGGACAAGGTCAACCCCGGCTCGGTGATCCTCTCGGGCGAGATGATGCTGCGCTACATGGGCTGGACCGAGGCCGCTGATCTCGTGATCAAGGGCATGGACGGCGCGATCGGAGCCAAGCAGGTCACCTACGACTTCCATCGCCTGATGGAGGGCGCCACGCTGCGCAAGTGCAGCGAGTTCGGCTCCGACGTCATCGCCCACATGGGGTGA
- a CDS encoding iron-containing redox enzyme family protein: protein MDREAFREALLSVMERKRHWAWPLFTTGQVERARLHLHLEQEYAVYIRDFAVLLGRAYVQCPIAQARAELAENLFEEETGKLSRGRPHAEMFLEYPRGLGMDVARFEAVVLQPAAQAYRDELDRCTLAAGWDIAAAVTTIFLEGTEYERGEIEDGAAKRPEPPLSEHPLVKHYGLPLQHLELVRAHRMVEGDHRRAAWRIVLDFTDAARRTAVVAAMQRVLPAWHSYRDEVAQAVGLSQPA from the coding sequence ATGGATCGCGAGGCTTTTCGAGAGGCGCTGTTGTCGGTGATGGAGCGCAAGCGCCACTGGGCCTGGCCGCTGTTCACCACCGGACAGGTCGAGCGCGCGCGGCTGCACCTGCACCTCGAGCAGGAGTACGCCGTCTACATCCGCGACTTCGCGGTGCTGCTGGGGCGGGCCTACGTGCAGTGCCCGATTGCCCAGGCCCGCGCCGAGCTGGCGGAGAACCTCTTCGAGGAGGAGACCGGCAAGCTCTCGCGCGGGCGCCCGCATGCCGAGATGTTCCTCGAGTACCCGCGGGGCCTGGGCATGGATGTCGCGCGCTTCGAGGCGGTGGTGCTGCAGCCCGCCGCGCAGGCCTATCGTGACGAGCTCGATCGCTGCACGCTCGCGGCGGGCTGGGACATCGCCGCCGCGGTCACGACGATCTTCCTCGAGGGCACCGAGTACGAGCGCGGCGAGATCGAAGACGGCGCCGCCAAGCGGCCCGAGCCGCCGCTGTCGGAGCACCCGCTGGTGAAGCACTACGGCCTGCCGTTGCAGCACCTCGAGCTGGTTCGCGCCCACCGCATGGTCGAGGGCGATCACCGCCGCGCCGCATGGCGCATCGTGCTCGACTTCACCGACGCCGCGCGGCGGACCGCGGTGGTCGCCGCGATGCAGCGGGTGCTGCCGGCGTGGCACTCGTACCGCGACGAGGTCGCACAGGCCGTGGGCCTGTCGCAGCCGGCGTGA
- a CDS encoding sterol desaturase family protein: MSERWWFTLVVWGAHELAFFATWAAFGLMFRRGFARRFQVAEGKAPPDELSRKAVLEVLRGHVLLLPVTAFAIYPAWAAMGGHHGTPLPGLLEIAWQLLAFIVLQDTLFYWSHRLLHRPAWFRAIHVQHHTFRHVRGHASEYAHPVEVAANLVSFMLPPVLFGAHLFTFGLWVLVRVYETVEAHSGYAFTRVASRHAFHHLYAAKGCLGSFFGIWDRLMGTDRQWREWQAKQTHR; the protein is encoded by the coding sequence ATGTCCGAGCGCTGGTGGTTCACGTTGGTGGTGTGGGGCGCCCACGAGCTGGCGTTCTTCGCGACCTGGGCGGCGTTCGGGCTGATGTTCCGCCGCGGCTTCGCCCGCCGCTTCCAGGTCGCCGAGGGCAAGGCGCCGCCCGATGAGCTCTCGCGCAAGGCCGTGCTCGAGGTGCTGCGCGGACACGTGCTGCTGCTGCCGGTGACGGCGTTCGCGATCTACCCCGCGTGGGCGGCGATGGGCGGCCACCACGGCACGCCGCTACCGGGGCTGCTCGAGATCGCGTGGCAGCTGCTGGCGTTCATCGTGCTGCAGGACACGCTCTTCTATTGGAGTCACCGGCTGCTGCACCGCCCGGCGTGGTTCCGTGCGATCCACGTGCAGCACCACACCTTCCGTCACGTGCGCGGCCACGCCTCCGAGTACGCGCACCCGGTCGAGGTCGCCGCCAACCTCGTCTCGTTCATGTTGCCGCCGGTGCTGTTCGGCGCGCACCTCTTCACCTTCGGCCTGTGGGTGCTCGTGCGGGTCTACGAGACCGTCGAGGCCCACAGTGGCTACGCGTTCACGCGCGTGGCCAGTCGCCACGCGTTCCACCACCTGTACGCCGCCAAGGGCTGCCTCGGCTCGTTCTTCGGCATCTGGGATCGGTTGATGGGCACCGATCGTCAGTGGCGCGAGTGGCAGGCCAAGCAGACCCACCGCTGA
- a CDS encoding serine/threonine protein kinase, translating into MTTGDTDERPPDGGEPRRRSTDTASGPRIGHYSIIETLGEGGMGRVYLAYDPKLHRRVAIKLLRPDRPDEPSHSSARLLREAQALAQVSHPNLVHVYEVGEQAGQVFVVMEYIRGRTLTRWLAEARRPWREIVGVLAGAGRALAAAHRARIVHRDFKPANVIIDRDGVARVVDFGIAVFGGPADPVEGVDGAGVIDRSGVIERSAIIERAGLERSGVIERSTAISETKVRARDAALSMHVTDGGSVMGTPPYMAPEQHAGHRADARSDQFSFAVTLFEALYQVRPFPDGYEEMLAAKRAGEVRFPGENAVPGRVRAALKRALLPDPAARYPSMAELLTALEVPRRALWLAGGGVLAVAVLGIAALPRGRAGAVDCGEPPAAATVAWSDARRQAVVTAFGAVGHSFADASLRTVQDTLDRYHEDWIAMWRSSCTATHIEATQSQALFDLRMSCLERRLDGMNAVIDVLAAADTRVVERAVLTVANLTPVAVCSDEERLRDELQLPDDPRTRARVDELRRALAQVGAQVESGRYDAARTRAAELAAQAEELGYQPLVAEAQLALGDAIDDDPKRAEAAYRAAIHAATVGRHDLIAARAWNALVQNVGVRQARLDEATSLATGAEAAVARADVDGGMTATLAACLGSIASARGDYDGAIEQYRRAQRLVIIAYGEDDPRLRTFVNNLGVVLLQQGKWDDALQQFERALTLGERTLGAEHPYLADYVMNIGNVHLERHDGRSARPALERALAILGRDPESNRRRIAIVHANLAQALLLDDRIAEAATAAAAAEPELVAVVGPGHPHVFGVADIKGLVALRQRDWAVATAEFARAREGVDAALGSRHPLAAVVRMHEGELWLSRADLDQAATRLEQAEAVLRDDPGPTHPDHAAAIALLAEVRYERGQGGQQPVLEAALAVMRPLDHHARGRASFALARMQWASSPSAALVHARAASAELPPDDPLLLEVRRWIDGHA; encoded by the coding sequence GTGACCACGGGGGATACCGACGAGCGTCCGCCCGACGGCGGCGAGCCGCGACGGCGATCGACCGACACGGCCTCGGGCCCGCGCATCGGTCACTACAGCATCATCGAGACCCTCGGCGAGGGCGGCATGGGGCGGGTCTACCTCGCCTACGATCCCAAGCTGCACCGCCGCGTCGCGATCAAGCTGCTGCGACCCGATCGCCCCGACGAGCCGTCGCACTCCTCGGCGCGACTGCTGCGCGAGGCGCAGGCGCTGGCCCAGGTCTCGCACCCCAACCTCGTGCACGTCTACGAGGTCGGCGAGCAGGCCGGCCAGGTGTTCGTGGTGATGGAGTACATCCGCGGTCGCACGCTCACGCGGTGGTTGGCCGAGGCGCGGCGACCGTGGCGGGAGATCGTCGGGGTCCTGGCCGGCGCCGGTCGAGCGTTGGCCGCGGCCCACCGCGCGCGCATCGTCCACCGCGACTTCAAGCCCGCCAACGTGATCATCGATCGTGACGGGGTCGCGCGGGTGGTGGACTTCGGCATCGCGGTGTTCGGCGGGCCGGCCGATCCGGTCGAGGGTGTCGACGGCGCGGGTGTCATCGATCGCTCGGGGGTGATCGAGCGCTCGGCGATCATCGAGCGCGCGGGGCTCGAGCGCTCGGGGGTGATCGAGCGCTCGACCGCGATCAGCGAGACCAAGGTGCGGGCGCGGGACGCCGCACTGTCGATGCACGTCACCGACGGTGGCTCGGTGATGGGCACGCCGCCGTACATGGCGCCCGAGCAACATGCGGGGCACCGGGCCGACGCGCGCAGCGATCAGTTCAGCTTCGCGGTGACGCTGTTCGAGGCGCTCTACCAAGTCAGGCCGTTCCCCGACGGCTACGAGGAGATGCTCGCGGCCAAGCGCGCCGGCGAGGTGCGCTTTCCAGGCGAGAACGCGGTGCCCGGCCGCGTGCGGGCGGCGCTCAAGCGCGCGCTGCTGCCCGATCCCGCCGCGCGCTACCCCTCGATGGCCGAGCTGCTGACCGCGCTCGAGGTGCCGCGCCGGGCGCTGTGGCTGGCCGGCGGTGGCGTGCTCGCGGTGGCGGTGCTGGGCATCGCGGCGTTGCCGAGGGGCCGCGCCGGTGCCGTCGATTGTGGCGAACCACCGGCGGCCGCCACCGTCGCGTGGAGCGACGCGCGTCGACAGGCGGTCGTCACCGCCTTCGGCGCGGTCGGCCACAGCTTCGCCGACGCGAGCTTGCGGACCGTGCAGGACACCCTCGATCGCTACCACGAGGACTGGATCGCGATGTGGCGATCGAGCTGCACGGCGACCCACATCGAGGCTACGCAGTCGCAGGCGCTGTTCGACCTGCGCATGTCGTGTCTCGAGCGACGGCTCGACGGCATGAACGCAGTGATCGACGTGCTCGCAGCCGCCGACACCCGCGTGGTGGAGCGCGCGGTGCTGACGGTCGCGAACCTCACGCCCGTCGCGGTGTGCAGCGACGAGGAGCGCCTGCGCGACGAGCTGCAGCTGCCCGACGATCCGCGCACGCGCGCGCGCGTCGACGAGCTGCGCCGGGCGCTCGCGCAGGTCGGGGCGCAGGTCGAGTCCGGGCGCTACGATGCCGCGCGCACGCGCGCCGCCGAGCTGGCCGCGCAGGCGGAGGAGCTCGGCTACCAGCCGCTCGTCGCCGAGGCCCAGCTGGCGCTCGGCGACGCCATCGACGACGACCCCAAGCGCGCCGAGGCGGCCTACCGCGCGGCCATCCACGCCGCGACCGTGGGCCGGCACGACCTCATCGCGGCGCGGGCGTGGAATGCGTTGGTGCAGAACGTCGGCGTGCGGCAGGCACGGCTCGACGAGGCGACCTCGCTCGCGACCGGGGCCGAGGCCGCGGTCGCGCGCGCGGATGTCGACGGCGGCATGACGGCGACCCTGGCCGCATGCCTGGGCTCGATCGCCAGCGCCCGCGGCGACTACGACGGTGCCATCGAGCAGTACCGCCGCGCCCAGCGACTGGTGATCATCGCGTACGGCGAGGACGACCCGCGCCTGCGGACCTTCGTGAACAACCTCGGCGTCGTGCTGCTGCAGCAGGGCAAGTGGGACGACGCGTTGCAGCAGTTCGAGCGCGCGCTCACACTCGGCGAGCGCACGCTCGGCGCCGAGCACCCGTACCTGGCCGACTACGTGATGAACATCGGCAACGTCCACCTCGAGCGCCACGACGGACGCAGCGCGAGGCCGGCGCTCGAACGCGCGCTGGCGATCCTCGGCCGCGATCCCGAGTCGAACCGACGACGCATCGCGATCGTCCACGCCAACCTCGCCCAGGCGCTGCTGCTCGACGATCGCATCGCCGAGGCCGCGACCGCGGCCGCTGCGGCCGAGCCCGAGCTGGTGGCGGTGGTCGGGCCCGGGCATCCGCATGTCTTCGGGGTCGCCGACATCAAGGGCCTCGTCGCCCTGCGCCAGCGCGACTGGGCCGTCGCGACCGCCGAGTTTGCCCGCGCGCGCGAGGGCGTCGATGCGGCGCTCGGCTCGCGGCACCCGCTCGCTGCGGTGGTGCGCATGCACGAGGGTGAGCTGTGGCTCTCGCGGGCCGATCTCGACCAGGCCGCGACACGTCTCGAGCAGGCCGAGGCGGTGCTTCGCGACGACCCCGGGCCCACGCACCCCGATCATGCCGCTGCGATCGCGCTGCTGGCCGAGGTCCGCTACGAGCGGGGCCAGGGCGGGCAGCAGCCGGTGCTCGAGGCGGCACTGGCGGTGATGCGCCCGCTCGATCACCACGCCCGGGGCCGCGCCAGCTTTGCGCTCGCGCGCATGCAGTGGGCATCGAGCCCGAGCGCGGCGCTCGTGCACGCCCGTGCGGCGTCGGCCGAGCTGCCGCCCGACGATCCGCTGCTGCTCGAGGTGCGGCGCTGGATCGACGGCCACGCGTGA
- the hemB gene encoding porphobilinogen synthase codes for MVHFEQRQRPRRNRKSETIRVACRETTVGPQHFVYPLFVHAGEGDVPIASMPGCARLCARSLMAEVERARDVGVRMIALFPAVEERLKDPRGSEAHNPDGLIPTLVASLKARWPDVMLVTDVALDPYSSDGHDGIVAADGRILNDETIEVLCRQALAQAKAGSDVIAPSDMMDGRVGAIRDALDAEGFTEVSILAYTAKYASAFYGPFRDALDSAPKHGDKKTYQMDPGNVREAMREVVLDEDEGADMVMVKPAGAYLDVIARVRDATALPVAAYQVSGEYAMLKAGSERGWLDERRVAIESLTAIRRAGADIVLTYYARQVAQWLAGA; via the coding sequence ATGGTGCACTTCGAGCAGCGGCAACGGCCGCGTCGCAATCGCAAGTCGGAGACCATCCGCGTCGCCTGCCGCGAGACCACGGTGGGCCCGCAGCACTTCGTCTATCCGCTGTTCGTCCACGCCGGCGAAGGCGACGTGCCGATCGCATCGATGCCGGGCTGCGCTCGCCTGTGCGCGCGCTCGCTGATGGCGGAGGTCGAGCGCGCGCGCGATGTCGGCGTACGGATGATCGCGCTGTTCCCCGCGGTCGAGGAGCGCCTCAAGGACCCGCGCGGCAGCGAGGCCCACAACCCCGACGGTCTCATTCCCACGCTGGTCGCCAGCCTCAAGGCCCGCTGGCCCGACGTGATGCTGGTGACCGACGTCGCGCTCGATCCGTACTCCTCGGACGGCCACGACGGCATCGTCGCCGCCGACGGTCGCATCCTCAACGACGAGACCATCGAGGTGCTGTGCCGCCAGGCGTTGGCGCAGGCCAAGGCCGGCAGCGACGTGATCGCGCCGTCGGACATGATGGACGGTCGCGTGGGTGCGATCCGCGATGCGCTCGATGCCGAGGGCTTCACCGAGGTCTCGATCCTCGCGTACACCGCCAAGTACGCCTCGGCGTTCTACGGCCCGTTCCGCGATGCGCTCGACAGCGCGCCCAAGCACGGCGACAAGAAGACCTACCAGATGGACCCGGGCAACGTCCGCGAGGCGATGCGCGAGGTCGTGCTCGACGAGGACGAGGGCGCCGACATGGTGATGGTCAAGCCCGCTGGCGCCTACCTCGACGTGATCGCACGGGTCCGCGACGCGACCGCGCTGCCGGTCGCCGCGTATCAGGTCAGTGGCGAGTACGCGATGCTCAAGGCCGGGTCGGAGCGCGGATGGCTCGACGAGCGGAGGGTCGCGATCGAGAGCCTCACTGCGATCCGCCGCGCCGGCGCCGACATCGTGCTGACGTACTACGCGCGACAGGTCGCCCAGTGGCTGGCCGGCGCGTGA